Below is a genomic region from Juglans regia cultivar Chandler unplaced genomic scaffold, Walnut 2.0 Scaffold_195, whole genome shotgun sequence.
GCCtcctaatttttatcatgaatcattgCTTAAAATCTTGACAGCTCCAATCGGTAGATTTATTAGGCGTGATAGCCCCACACGTTGTGCGACTCGCACTGATGGTGCGCGCCTCTGTGTGGAGATGGATGCGGCCATTGAGCCTATTTCACATTTTTGGATTGGCATGCCGGGGTTGGGTTCTAGTCGAAAGCAGGAGATTGTGTATGAAACACTGCCTGTTTTCTGTTCCATTTGTAAAATTCAGAGGCACAATGTGCGTACATGTCAGGCTGGAAAAAAGAaaccagaaaagaaaatgtgggTTCGGCAACAACCAACAGATGGTGATCAAGAACCAGATAGGGAAGAGCCTAGAGAAATAGTATTGGAAGAGCCTAAAGAACCAGTTACAGAGGAACCTGGGGTGGAAGATCAATCTAAGTTGGTTCTTGGGTCTTCGGTTTTAGCCTTTCCAAGAAATCATGCAGAACAAGTTGATGCAGAATACGTGGATGTTAATTTGGTTTTAGGGGCCCCTGCTTCTACTTTGATGATAGAGGAATTAGTAGTGGACACAGAACTTGGAGAGGCAGTAAATACGGAGAGTCTTGCTGAGGTGAGGCAAACGGATGCTAGTTTGCAATCGGAGGCAGTCACGCAAGAGACAGAGCAGGTTACAGAAACAGAGCATTTGGCAGAGGAAGAAACAGTGATTAAGGAAGAGGCCCAGCGGACTGATgatgttttttgtttggaagaagGGTCTTTATCGGATCCAGAACCTGATATTCATGCAGAATTTTTTTCGCAGGATAAGGAGTATCAGTCGGACATAGAGGAAGAAATTGGGAAGAGGAAATAtaggaaaattttttttcagaaaattaggAGTTCTAATCGAGTGATTACTCGAGCCACAAAATTGTCACTATGATAGGTTCTATTTTGGTGTGGAATATTAGGGGACTAGGTTCCTCTATAGGTCGTTTAAAAATACTGTAAAGAAAGTTGAATTGCAAGATGATTGTTTTAATGGAGCCTTTCCAGAATTTTGTTAAAGCTCAATCATACATGCAGACTCTCCATTTTGATAATGTAATTTCTAATGAAGAAGTTGGTGGGAAAATATGGGTCTTGTGGATGAATGATTTAAATGTACAGATTATGCGGATGACCTCACAGTTTTTGTCTCTAAGGATAGTTGAGGGtgaatttcaatttttgggtaattttatttatgcaaagtgtaataTGATGGATAGGCGGGGGTTCTATGGGAGGATTTGAGGTGGAATAGTATGAATAATGatccttgtttgtttgctggcgattttaatattattcgtacAAATTTGGAAAGAGGGGGTGGTCGTCCTAGGCCAATAGCGGCGATGGATGATTTTAACCAATGGATCCATGAGGGTGGTTTAATTGATTTAAGTGCTCAAGGTAgtaatttttcttggtgtaatggccagagTGGTTTAGCTAGAGCTTGGGCGAAGCTGGATCGTGTGTTATTGGATGCAAATTTATTGTCTTTGTTCCCTACGGCGTCTTGTTCGTACTTATCAAGGACGACTTCAGACCATTGCCCTATGTTGGCTGAATTTTTTAAGGATACTTATTCCAATGGTCCTCCTCCATTtagatttcagcaaatgtgggttgagcatccAGAATTTATTGGTTTTATAAAGCAGGTGTGGGATGTGCCGGTGCTTGGGACGGGGCTTGTCATTCTTACTTGTAAGCTTAAAAAGGTGAAAGTGGCTATTCGTGAATGGAATAAGCGAGTGTTTGGTAGGACTAATACCCATATTGAGTCTTTGGAAGCGAAGGTTGAGGGTCTGGAAGGTTGTTTGCAAAGAGAGTGGGATATTGATGCCGAGAGGGAGCTTGTGCTGGCTTCGGATGAATTAAATTCTTGGAGACGCAGGGAAGATATCAGATTAGCTCAAATggctaaaataaaatggaatatgGAAGGTGAtcgtaattcaaaattttttcatgtatggtTAGCTAATAAACGACGTAAAAGAATAAAAGGGATGAGAACTCCGGATGGGGTAGAGTTTAACTCGccagaagaaattcataatggaGCTGTTGAATATTTTGcggattttcttaaaaatactaaccaGTCACGAGTATTTCCGGATTTATCAGATTTGATTTCACCAGTTATTGATGTTGAGGATTGTACATGTCTTTGTTGTACCCCTTCATTGGATGAAGTAAAGGAGGCTCTTTCTTCGATTCCTATAAACAGTTATCCtgggccagatggttttggagcaggtttttttaaaacttgttgggaggtgattaagATGGATGTCTTCGCAGTcgtttctgaattttttattttcaaaaagctTCCGAGGTTCT
It encodes:
- the LOC109021601 gene encoding uncharacterized protein LOC109021601; this encodes MDDFNQWIHEGGLIDLSAQGSNFSWCNGQSGLARAWAKLDRVLLDANLLSLFPTASCSYLSRTTSDHCPMLAEFFKDTYSNGPPPFRFQQMWVEHPEFIGFIKQVWDVPVLGTGLVILTCKLKKVKVAIREWNKRVFGRTNTHIESLEAKVEGLEGCLQREWDIDAERELVLASDELNSWRRREDIRLAQMAKIKWNMEGDRNSKFFHVWLANKRRKRIKGMRTPDGVEFNSPEEIHNGAVEYFADFLKNTNQSRVFPDLSDLISPVIDVEDCTCLCCTPSLDEVKEALSSIPINSYPGPDGFGAGSSINY